A section of the Phaseolus vulgaris cultivar G19833 chromosome 8, P. vulgaris v2.0, whole genome shotgun sequence genome encodes:
- the LOC137825251 gene encoding uncharacterized protein produces MVMDLGGDDDESGGTFVHDRGLSYTEWESEELDSMEEFEDGEKDICTGGKFPSFEMPKNMVDFSWDLGTYFTDKEAFKDVIRTYVVHSRRNLKLVKNDNSRVRVCCIGAQGQCKWQFKVDLLRIKWLSGRLETSLSHNPNLRSNDVRNKAVKKWNTSISKSKAQRAMAMVLKTVQGSFQDQYKRIYDYEHEVMRENLGSTVKMKVKDMNGLKVFNIFYVCLKGYKDSFISCRPIIALDGCFLKDFYGGELLTAVGRDPND; encoded by the exons ATGGTGATG GATTTGggtggtgatgatgatgaaagTGGAGGAACATTTGTGCATGATAGAGGGTTGTCATATACAGAGTGGGAATCAGAAGAGTTAGATAGCATGGAAGAATTTGAAGATGGTGAGAAGGATATTTGTACAGGTGGTAAATTTCCATCATTTGAAATGCCAAAAAACATGGTAGATTTTTCTTGGGATTTGGGTACCTATTTTACAGACAAGGAAGCATTTAAAGATGTCATTAGAACTTATGTTGTCCATTCAAGGAGGAACTTGAAATTAGTAAAAAATGATAATTCGAGAGTTCGTGTGTGTTGTATTGGAGCACAAGGACAATGTAAATG GCAGTTTAAGGTTGATTTGTTGAGGATTAAATGGTTGAGTGGGAGGTTGGAGACTTCTTTAAGTCATAATCCAAATTTGAGAAGTAATGATGTAAGGAATAAAGCTGTTAAAAAATGGAACACAAGTATAAGTAAGTCAAAAGCTCAACGGGCAATGGCCATGGTGTTGAAGACTGTCCAGGGTTCATTTCAAGATCAGTACAAACGAATTTATGACTATGAACATGAGGTCATGCGTGAAAATCTGGGGTCTACAGTTAAAATGAAAGTTAAAGACATGAATGGGTTAAAagtttttaacatattttatgtGTGCTTAAAAGGCTACAAGGATAGCTTTATATCTTGTAGGCCCATAATTGCTTTGGATGGGTGCTTCTTAAAAGACTTTTATGGTGGTGAACTGTTGACAGCAGTTGGGAGGGACCCAAATGATTAG